AGTGATCTTTTCTTTTTGGGCACAGGTGGCAGATGGTACCCATTTCAGTAGTTGCATGGACAGCACCTTGGTGAGGTTGAAGTTTTCTGCCCTATTTTTGAAATCtatgtttacttaaaaatttaaaaaaaaaaaaaaagcgaagcTAATGCAGCTTTGTGGCTGAAACCTGGGTTTGGATGAAGCAGAGATCCACTGCCTGACTGCAGGTGGTTCTCCCAAAGTTCTGGGccttctgttttgtgtgtgtgtttatatattcttttcttttttttccatttatttttattagttggaggctaattactttacaatattgtagtggtttttgccatacattgacatgaatcagccatggatttacatgtgttccccatcccgatccctcctcccgcctccctctccatcccatccctctgggtcttcccagtgcaccagccctgagcacttgtctcatgcatccaacctgggctggtgatctgtttcacccttgatagtatacttgtttcaatgctgttctctcagaacatcccaccttcaccttctcccacagagtctaaaagtctgttctgtacatctgtgtctctttttctgttttgcatatagggttatcattaccatctttttaaactccatatatatgtgttagtatgctgtaatgttctttatctttctggcttacttcactcagtataatgggctccagtttcatccatctcattagaactgattcgaatgaattctttttaatggctgagtaatattccacggtgtatatgtaccacagcttccttatccattcgtctgctgatgggcatctaggttgctccaatgtcctggctattataaacagtgctgcgatgaacattggggtgcatgtgtctctttcagttctggttttctcGGTGTGTATTGGGCCTTCTGTTTTGGACTCATCACTCCATGTCTGCATCAGCTCTTAGCAGTGCATCATGGATGCTGACACATTTAGTGTTTCCCTTAAATGGATGAGGAAAATCAAACATTGTCAGTGTTTTGAATAAATATGCATGAATATTGAGGCTGGGACAGAGGAACTAAAATCTGATCAGAGGATTGAAATGCACAGTTTCCCCACTAAGTAGCAGACTAGGACAGACAACCTTTGGAAGATTTCGCCTGTAATCACCCAGAGAAAACCTTTGttctctctgtttttcctttacagctcattgtttttcttttacagcaCCAAGCGTTTTTCATGTGATCAGACCATTCACATGTAAAGGTCTGATATAATCTGGGATAAAACTTGCAGGTCAATTTCAACTTACTTATCTGCAACTTAAATGCTAGTATAGGTTTctgtgtgcttccctggtggcttagtggtaaagaaaccgcctgccaatgtaggttcTATCCCCGggggaaggcaatggcagatggaaatatttttctattatctcGTGCCTTTCCTCTTGGCCACAAAATGGCTGCTGCACCTCCAGGCGTCATGTTGTTGCTAAAGAAGAATAGGGTAAGAAAAGAGGAAGGATGGTACTAACTGTACCTGCTCTTACCGAGAAGAGCAAAAGCCTTCCAGaattctgcttctctttctgaTCAGAAGGCTTAGGGCTGATTTCCAGAATGGTATCACAAGGCCATTAGCTGGGAAAGCATCTATACTAAAggccagaaaaaagaaacaggcttGAGATGATTGGAATCAGCCAATGAACAATATCTGCCAAAGTAAGTTTTTACCTTGGTTTTTCATTTGTGCATCTCCTTCTTAaattctccctctttccctcctgcatacccatttccttctttgtttagAAAGAGGTAGAACTGAGAAAAGTGATAACATGAAGAGTTGTGTCAGGAAGTAAAATTTGTTCTAGAAGAAATTGTAAACGTGCAACAGAGAAAAGAGCATAGTAGGACATGAAGCAGGATATCTTTATTAGAGCAGAGGAGGtcagaggaaaaaggaaatactGGCTTGAGCAGAGTGGGATGAAGGGAGGCTTTCAAGCCTTAGTCAGTGGATTAATTTCATAACACTGCCTTTGCCAGAGGCAGAACTCATCTTGTTGAGTCTTAAAGGAAGCACCACAGACAATAGACTTTCTTACAGGTCATTTAATTACAGATTATCATATAAGAGATATTGTTTTTCATGTCTACAGAGCAAACAACAAAGGGTTTTGTGATACAacctatttttaaatgatacctATTCAAATATTACCTATTCCATGAATCcttaatgaatttttttccttaaaaaagcaTCATAGCTTTGAATAAAATTTCATAAAGCATCATGAGGATTTCACACTATGACCATTAAGATAGCAAGAGTTCTCCCCAAGAGGCCAGGTCTCCTGGCTTATTCAACTCCTGACTCTGTCCTTCATCTGATCTGCTATCAAGTGGGCCCCCTTTATACTGTTAAGTCACTGATAACTAAGAGTTCAAATCTTTATCCTGCTGGGAATTTCTAGTCCCCGTCACTCTCACTGGAACTGTCGCTGTCAGATGACTCACTACTGTCATGCTTTTTAGGGGGGCGAAGCCTCCTATTGGGATGGGAGTTCCTGTAACCCCAGGTGCCTTTGCTTTGTGACCCACCCTTGTTCCGTGTGTAATTATGTTGTCTGTGGGGTACATAATGATTTTTCCTGCTGTGTGTTATTATGGTTCCCTCATTATTGGGACCATTATGGGaacctatttcatttttaatttcattatcaaGACCACGAGAAGGAATGAACTGGCCCTGACCTTTGCTCTTACTAGgaaatctttgtttttcctttgaggtCTCTTGATTTCTATTAGAATGTTCTGTACCTTTTCTGCTGCTACCTTTGCCATTTTTTGGAATTTCATTATAATTAGTACTTTCAGCTCCATCACTACTGCcatcttttcttctgtcttttgagGGTACATGAGGGTAATGAAACTCTATTTCCCCTTGATGAGCATTTTGGCTGCTGCCATCcactctgtttccttcttttccaggGAGTTTCTTAAAATCCGTGCTACCTATGATGTCATTGCTGCCCTCCACTAGGCTTACATCAGCAGTATTTGCCTCTTGGGCTGTTTTACCCCTGGTTCCAGTAGTTtttctgccattcctttctttctctgggATCTCATTATAACCTGGTCCTTTTGCATCAGGGCTAGTGGTCTCAGTTTCACTTGGGCTGAAAAGCTCTGTTTGAGTATCTGTACCTTCTCGGTCAGGATAAATAGCATCTGCTTTACCAGAAATGTCCTTGAAAGGTGGACCATCTCCACTAAAAGGAGAGAGATCATTATCTCCTCTCCCTTGAAGATCAGGGTAACCACTGCCCTCAAAATCACTGGGGATTTTTTTTACTTTGGGGAGCTGTTTTAGATAGTCCATGTTGTGTTGGATGAGGTGGGTAGTTTTGCTTTTTACTGGAATATTCTGGGCTTGGGAATCTCTTTGGTGATTCTTAAGATGTGaggaggctttagcatagttggcATCTGCTGGAATTTTGCCTAGGACATTCCTGGGTttgttatctttgttttctttccccaaGAGTTCAGTCACAGTCCTGGGCTCCGTTCTGTGGTACATGTTATTTCTGATGAGAGCTGTGCCATATACTTGGTTGTGTAGTTTGCGGATAGTAATGTCTCTGTCCTCAGCCCCATGCTTCCCAGTCGATTCAGGATAAATGGACATCTTTAGGTCACTGTGGGCATTTTCTTTGCTACTGATACTGTAGTCTTCATTCACTGACTGTTTATTTCCCAAAAGATTTTGAGATTTTGtgcttttgttattttcattgGTTCCAGGAAGGAACAagtcttcctcttttttctggACAATGTTTTCTTTAGGTGCTGGCTCTTGACTTCTCTTGCCAGAATGGGGAAGAGCAATACCTTTGGTTTTTTCTTCCTGCTAAAGTGTAATTTTCAATATAAAGTGATTATTTTatgttaaaacttttaaaattt
The nucleotide sequence above comes from Cervus elaphus chromosome 17, mCerEla1.1, whole genome shotgun sequence. Encoded proteins:
- the MEPE gene encoding matrix extracellular phosphoglycoprotein isoform X1 codes for the protein MRIFCLELLLFSLTLAAPTLQPQAEKTKQDCVEEQRITYKGHHEKHGYYMFKYASTSSGRKNQTDMKQEEKTKGIALPHSGKRSQEPAPKENIVQKKEEDLFLPGTNENNKSTKSQNLLGNKQSVNEDYSISSKENAHSDLKMSIYPESTGKHGAEDRDITIRKLHNQVYGTALIRNNMYHRTEPRTVTELLGKENKDNKPRNVLGKIPADANYAKASSHLKNHQRDSQAQNIPVKSKTTHLIQHNMDYLKQLPKVKKIPSDFEGSGYPDLQGRGDNDLSPFSGDGPPFKDISGKADAIYPDREGTDTQTELFSPSETETTSPDAKGPGYNEIPEKERNGRKTTGTRGKTAQEANTADVSLVEGSNDIIGSTDFKKLPGKEGNRVDGSSQNAHQGEIEFHYPHVPSKDRRKDGSSDGAESTNYNEIPKNGKGSSRKGTEHSNRNQETSKEKQRFPSKSKGQGQFIPSRGLDNEIKNEIGSHNGPNNEGTIITHSRKNHYVPHRQHNYTRNKGGSQSKGTWGYRNSHPNRRLRPPKKHDSSESSDSDSSSESDGD
- the MEPE gene encoding matrix extracellular phosphoglycoprotein isoform X2: MRIFCLELLLFSLTLAAPTLQPQAEKTKQDCVEEQRITYKGHHEKHGYYMFKYASTSSGRKNQTDMKEEKTKGIALPHSGKRSQEPAPKENIVQKKEEDLFLPGTNENNKSTKSQNLLGNKQSVNEDYSISSKENAHSDLKMSIYPESTGKHGAEDRDITIRKLHNQVYGTALIRNNMYHRTEPRTVTELLGKENKDNKPRNVLGKIPADANYAKASSHLKNHQRDSQAQNIPVKSKTTHLIQHNMDYLKQLPKVKKIPSDFEGSGYPDLQGRGDNDLSPFSGDGPPFKDISGKADAIYPDREGTDTQTELFSPSETETTSPDAKGPGYNEIPEKERNGRKTTGTRGKTAQEANTADVSLVEGSNDIIGSTDFKKLPGKEGNRVDGSSQNAHQGEIEFHYPHVPSKDRRKDGSSDGAESTNYNEIPKNGKGSSRKGTEHSNRNQETSKEKQRFPSKSKGQGQFIPSRGLDNEIKNEIGSHNGPNNEGTIITHSRKNHYVPHRQHNYTRNKGGSQSKGTWGYRNSHPNRRLRPPKKHDSSESSDSDSSSESDGD